From a region of the Chitinophagales bacterium genome:
- a CDS encoding UbiA family prenyltransferase: protein MLNSAKGRNEKWWNALLHLRIPFSVYLMPVYWFALLNTDFNLLRAVLVFIVLHVFVYPASNGYNSFFDRDEQSIGGMKKPPLVTKELWYVVLAFDILSVLLSLLVNLTFTIMVLIYLLVSKAYSYDKIRLKKYPVIGTLTVVFFQGFFTCVAVQAGTGTAYSLSADTIAFALVSSLFLLGSYPMTQIYQHEEDAKHGDRTLSRQLGIKGTFIFTGIVFFVASVLICVLFFKNRTYENILIYLLAVFPVNIYFLKWYADFSKGKPVIDYEHTMLLNKMSSLLLSAAFILMLIMK, encoded by the coding sequence ATGTTGAACTCAGCAAAAGGCCGCAATGAAAAATGGTGGAATGCATTGCTGCATCTGCGTATTCCTTTTTCGGTTTACCTGATGCCGGTTTATTGGTTTGCATTGCTCAATACAGACTTTAATCTGCTTCGAGCAGTCTTAGTGTTTATTGTGCTCCATGTTTTTGTATATCCTGCCAGTAATGGCTATAACAGTTTTTTTGACCGCGATGAACAAAGTATTGGCGGAATGAAAAAACCGCCACTTGTTACAAAGGAGTTATGGTATGTTGTGTTGGCTTTTGATATACTGAGCGTATTGCTATCGCTCTTGGTCAACCTGACGTTTACCATTATGGTTTTGATTTACCTGTTGGTGTCAAAGGCATACAGTTATGATAAAATCAGGTTGAAAAAGTATCCGGTAATTGGCACACTCACTGTAGTTTTTTTTCAGGGTTTTTTTACCTGCGTGGCGGTGCAGGCCGGTACCGGCACCGCCTATTCCTTATCAGCTGATACTATTGCTTTTGCTTTGGTGAGTTCACTTTTTCTGCTTGGAAGTTACCCGATGACACAAATCTATCAGCACGAAGAAGATGCAAAGCATGGTGACCGTACATTAAGCCGGCAACTCGGTATAAAAGGAACATTTATTTTTACAGGTATCGTTTTCTTTGTTGCCTCGGTACTTATTTGCGTGCTTTTTTTCAAGAACCGTACCTATGAGAATATCCTGATCTATTTGCTGGCAGTGTTTCCTGTAAATATCTATTTTCTGAAGTGGTACGCGGATTTCAGCAAGGGCAAACCGGTGATTGACTATGAACACACAATGTTGCTGAACAAGATGAGCTCTTTACTGCTGAGTGCAGCCTTCATACTGATGTTGATCATGAAATGA
- a CDS encoding gliding motility-associated C-terminal domain-containing protein: protein MIYLHKALGHFADKAYILFTCLAITFTVPSFGQTNISGIINSYWQVIAVDFCNNRVALPAIAVGIANGDKVLLIQMTGAAIDQADAASYGSITGYQDAGNYEWLTVADVTNNIITFKETILRSYDALNGKVQLVSVPQYVDADLIATVTAPAWDGNTGGIIAFQASGTVSMNANMDVTGKGFRGGAVQHHPGCYGGGSGSANYRCDMADLCGGNKGEGIADNGGFDLGRGAPANGGGGGNDNNTGGGGGSNFGLAGTGGQRLNTGIADCKGANPGIGGYALAYSNTDNKVFAGGGGGSGDDNTNEATEGANGGGIVLIKASTINGNGFSIYANGADQSATAMRDGGGGGGGGGVILLDVQNFSSALNTEVQGGNGGNVDNGGIADSCFGPGGGGGAGLLWLSGAGGLPANVTLNAAGGQAGLTLNANAPAACNGLSNGATAGTAGGTLAGLVITESTILFVPLALVMPDDTIVCIGTAANLTVHATGTGTLTYQWNTGETDSTINPSPTQSTVYIVTVTDSRGCSLTGEVTVDVKSNNVIATAFPDSIIVGQSTQLSADTLGNFSYEWFPSSGLDNDTVPNPIATPADTIEYCVIALGDNGCLDTACVTVNVTIPEPSIQIPTAFTPNGDGINDTWKLIVHPCYEILEAYIYNRWGRTVYSYQVAGSAEWSGTIQGQPQPMGAYGYFIKAKCAERDKEEVYKGTITLIR, encoded by the coding sequence ATGATTTACTTACATAAAGCCCTTGGCCACTTTGCTGATAAGGCGTATATACTGTTTACTTGCCTGGCTATAACATTTACGGTTCCATCATTCGGACAAACTAATATTTCAGGTATCATCAATAGCTATTGGCAAGTGATAGCGGTTGACTTCTGCAATAACAGAGTTGCATTGCCAGCCATTGCGGTTGGTATCGCCAATGGCGACAAAGTCCTGCTCATCCAGATGACCGGAGCTGCAATTGACCAGGCTGATGCTGCAAGCTATGGATCTATCACAGGTTATCAGGATGCCGGCAATTATGAGTGGCTGACTGTAGCGGATGTAACGAATAATATCATCACTTTCAAAGAAACCATTCTTCGCAGTTATGATGCTTTAAACGGTAAAGTGCAGTTGGTTTCGGTGCCACAATATGTTGATGCCGATTTAATCGCAACTGTTACCGCGCCTGCCTGGGATGGAAATACCGGTGGCATTATCGCCTTTCAGGCATCCGGCACTGTTAGCATGAATGCCAATATGGATGTCACCGGCAAAGGCTTCAGAGGAGGTGCTGTTCAACATCATCCCGGATGTTATGGCGGCGGATCCGGATCAGCAAACTACCGGTGTGACATGGCAGATCTTTGTGGAGGAAATAAGGGAGAGGGCATTGCTGATAATGGTGGTTTTGATTTGGGTCGTGGTGCACCGGCAAACGGCGGCGGCGGCGGTAATGATAATAATACTGGAGGAGGTGGCGGAAGTAATTTTGGGCTGGCTGGAACAGGAGGACAACGACTTAATACGGGCATTGCAGATTGTAAAGGTGCCAACCCCGGAATAGGTGGTTATGCTTTGGCGTATTCCAATACAGACAACAAAGTATTTGCTGGTGGTGGTGGTGGCAGTGGTGATGATAATACCAACGAAGCCACGGAAGGCGCCAATGGCGGAGGTATCGTGCTAATAAAAGCATCAACTATTAACGGCAATGGCTTCTCCATTTACGCCAATGGTGCTGATCAGTCTGCCACGGCGATGCGTGATGGCGGTGGTGGCGGTGGTGGTGGTGGCGTCATCCTGCTTGATGTTCAGAATTTTTCATCCGCCCTTAATACGGAAGTACAAGGTGGCAATGGCGGCAATGTTGACAATGGAGGCATAGCAGATTCATGCTTCGGGCCAGGTGGTGGCGGTGGTGCCGGATTGCTCTGGCTGAGCGGTGCAGGTGGCCTGCCTGCGAATGTCACTTTAAATGCTGCGGGAGGACAGGCAGGTCTTACGCTCAACGCCAATGCACCGGCAGCTTGTAATGGTTTGTCCAACGGAGCAACAGCGGGAACAGCCGGCGGAACTTTAGCCGGATTGGTTATTACGGAAAGCACCATTCTTTTTGTTCCACTTGCATTGGTAATGCCAGATGATACTATTGTATGTATTGGAACGGCGGCCAACCTTACGGTGCATGCAACAGGTACTGGAACACTCACCTATCAATGGAATACCGGCGAAACGGATTCTACTATAAATCCTTCACCAACTCAAAGCACGGTCTATATCGTTACCGTTACCGATTCCCGTGGCTGCTCCTTAACCGGTGAGGTAACAGTGGATGTTAAATCCAATAATGTGATTGCAACAGCTTTCCCCGATTCCATCATTGTTGGTCAAAGTACTCAACTGTCCGCAGACACACTTGGCAATTTCTCTTATGAATGGTTTCCTTCTTCAGGATTGGATAATGATACCGTTCCCAATCCGATTGCCACTCCGGCCGATACGATAGAATACTGTGTGATTGCGTTGGGTGATAATGGTTGCTTAGATACCGCCTGTGTAACCGTTAATGTAACCATTCCCGAACCCTCAATACAGATTCCTACTGCTTTCACACCAAATGGTGATGGTATTAATGATACCTGGAAGCTGATCGTACATCCATGTTATGAAATTCTGGAAGCATATATTTATAACAGGTGGGGAAGAACTGTTTATAGCTACCAGGTGGCAGGAAGTGCCGAATGGTCAGGAACGATTCAGGGACAGCCACAGCCAATGGGCGCTTACGGTTATTTTATAAAGGCGAAATGCGCTGAGCGCGATAAGGAAGAAGTATATAAGGGAACAATTACGCTGATCAGATAA
- a CDS encoding GH3 auxin-responsive promoter family protein, with product MRLKSMLAGPFAALIAQRVKHSAVNAVKIQEALFARLIREGRTTAFGIDHGFDHIKTHSQFSEAVPVREYENFKPYIERIKKGESNVLWRGKPVYFAKSSGTTSGVKYIPITADSISNHINTARNALLLYIAETGKSSFVNGRMIFLSGSPVLDKSGGILTGRLSGIVNHHVPGYLRSNQLPSYETNCIEDWEQKIDRIVEETMNQDMTLISGIPPWVQMYFERLLDKTGKRTIKEIFPNLSLLVYGGVNFEPYRNKLFNTIGESIDAIETYPASEGFFAFQDTQNQEGLLLNVNSGIFFEFIPADEINNDKPTRFQLRDVEVGVNYALVVSSNAGLWAYSVGDMVKFVSKSPYRLIVTGRTKHFISAFGEHVIGEEVEGALMKAANEENLEVVEFTVAPQVNPEGGELPYHEWLIEFSVPPSDVDRFRAKVDVELRKRNIYYDDLITGNILQPLKITLMRQDGFRDYMKSVGKLGGQNKVPRLSNNRMLADALQPWRENH from the coding sequence ATGCGTCTGAAATCAATGCTGGCCGGCCCATTTGCTGCTTTAATTGCACAGCGCGTGAAGCATTCTGCAGTGAATGCAGTGAAAATACAGGAAGCGTTGTTCGCAAGGCTTATACGGGAAGGAAGAACTACCGCATTCGGTATTGATCATGGTTTTGATCATATAAAAACCCACAGTCAGTTTTCCGAAGCAGTGCCTGTTCGAGAATACGAAAACTTTAAGCCGTATATAGAACGTATTAAGAAGGGAGAATCAAATGTTCTTTGGCGGGGGAAGCCGGTATATTTCGCAAAATCATCGGGCACTACATCCGGTGTTAAGTATATTCCCATAACTGCTGATTCTATTTCCAACCATATCAATACAGCACGTAATGCCCTTCTGCTTTACATTGCCGAAACAGGGAAAAGCAGTTTTGTAAACGGGCGTATGATTTTCTTATCGGGCAGTCCGGTACTGGATAAGTCCGGTGGAATACTTACCGGAAGACTTTCCGGCATCGTAAATCATCATGTTCCGGGTTATCTCAGATCTAATCAGCTTCCTTCTTATGAAACAAATTGTATTGAAGACTGGGAACAAAAAATTGACAGGATAGTGGAAGAAACAATGAATCAGGATATGACGCTGATCAGTGGTATTCCGCCCTGGGTGCAGATGTATTTTGAAAGACTTCTTGATAAAACCGGTAAGCGGACCATTAAGGAAATTTTTCCGAACCTTTCCTTATTGGTATATGGAGGTGTGAATTTCGAACCTTACCGTAATAAACTCTTCAATACAATTGGTGAAAGCATTGATGCCATTGAAACATATCCTGCCTCAGAAGGTTTTTTTGCTTTTCAGGATACACAAAATCAGGAAGGGCTGCTCCTGAATGTCAATTCCGGAATTTTCTTTGAGTTTATTCCTGCCGACGAAATAAATAATGATAAACCCACCAGGTTCCAGTTAAGGGATGTAGAAGTTGGTGTAAACTATGCACTCGTGGTCAGTTCAAACGCCGGCTTATGGGCCTATTCAGTCGGAGATATGGTTAAGTTCGTATCGAAGTCACCATACAGGTTGATTGTAACCGGAAGAACAAAACACTTCATTTCAGCCTTTGGTGAGCATGTGATCGGGGAAGAAGTGGAAGGTGCATTGATGAAAGCAGCAAATGAGGAAAACCTGGAAGTAGTGGAATTTACAGTTGCGCCGCAAGTGAATCCGGAGGGAGGTGAATTGCCTTATCATGAATGGCTGATCGAATTTTCTGTACCGCCTTCCGATGTCGACCGGTTTCGCGCGAAAGTGGATGTGGAGTTGCGAAAAAGAAATATCTACTATGATGATCTGATCACCGGCAATATCCTTCAGCCATTAAAAATTACATTGATGCGCCAGGATGGATTTCGCGATTACATGAAATCTGTTGGTAAACTCGGCGGCCAAAACAAAGTGCCCAGGCTCAGTAATAACAGAATGCTTGCTGATGCATTACAGCCTTGGAGAGAAAATCACTAA
- a CDS encoding CotH kinase family protein gives MIRKLHYVLATLFCVSSFNGFSQVVINEYSASNRDILADQDGDYEDYIELYNNSGSPVNLGGYYLSDDYGNLMKWSFPASVNINSNGYLRVWASSKDKVVGSYIHTNFKLTQTKYEHIALSDPSGNIIDSITLQLTQKNHSRGRSPNGSSTWGVFDSPTPGTANGTAFSAYAPRPVMDISQGFYPSAQVVSITDIDPDVTIRYTLDGSTPTATSTIYTGPINIDATAVLRATAFSPLTEILPSFTESNTYFINVTHDAQYYIISLSSTDFDAMFNSWGTWDIDAYIEFFGKDRALESEGEGKVDPHGNDSWAFPQKGIDFEMEDDYGYDHTIDYPIFTTKNRDNYDHIILKAGASDNYPFSWGSGGGCHLRDAFVQTLSQKFSLDMDCRTYEPVIIYINGEYWGVYELREKMDEPDYTDHYYDQGENDIDVLAFWGGLNIKYGSDTAWNNLYSFMMTNSLTVPANYQHVDDRLNIPGFIDYCIFNTYIVNSDWISWNTMWWRGRNPNGERTKWTYSLWDEDNVFGLGQNYSGWPTTNYTADPCDLQSVFSNAGPDMGTMDMLTKLMQNENFKSAYINRYADLMNTVLDCDTVQSVLQDFIDILTPEMPGQIARWGGSMTGWQNNLTFLKNFINGRCSYIDSALVDCYDVTGPFDITVIVDPPLSGEVEISTLHPAGYPWTGTYFGNVDLSFKATAATNMSFVNWELSNNIVTPNLNADTISINLQAGDTVIAHFQNLLPSYDLTVDVTPAGSGDVKVQGVLPVSYPYATSYLSGQIVQMAAIPDPGYTFDYWSLDNNFVNPNSTDPNVYFVLASGDEVLAHFKTLVGIDEADLNTLSVYPTLTSDQFHLSYEIKAPVNLSVKLYSLSGQLITDLIQEDASLSEPGLHDFNFSMKQHDLAPGMYFLQFDYPGFSKTFKLVLLPHP, from the coding sequence ATGATCAGAAAATTACACTACGTATTAGCCACTTTGTTCTGCGTTTCGTCGTTTAACGGTTTTTCACAGGTGGTCATCAACGAATACTCCGCTTCTAACCGTGATATACTTGCAGATCAGGACGGAGACTATGAAGATTATATTGAACTGTATAACAATTCCGGCTCTCCTGTCAACCTTGGTGGCTATTATCTGAGTGATGATTATGGCAACCTTATGAAATGGAGTTTCCCGGCTTCTGTCAATATCAACTCTAATGGATACCTGCGAGTATGGGCTTCTTCAAAGGATAAGGTAGTTGGAAGTTATATCCACACCAATTTTAAACTTACGCAAACAAAGTATGAACATATTGCATTGAGTGATCCGTCAGGAAATATCATTGACAGTATCACCCTGCAACTTACCCAGAAAAATCATTCCCGCGGCAGGTCTCCAAACGGATCGTCAACCTGGGGCGTCTTTGATTCGCCAACACCCGGCACTGCGAATGGAACCGCATTTTCCGCGTATGCGCCAAGACCAGTCATGGATATTTCCCAGGGATTCTATCCTTCCGCACAAGTTGTCAGCATTACGGATATCGATCCTGATGTTACTATACGTTATACATTAGATGGCTCCACTCCCACTGCAACATCAACTATTTACACCGGGCCAATCAACATTGACGCAACAGCGGTGTTGCGTGCCACTGCATTTAGCCCCTTAACGGAAATTTTACCGAGTTTCACCGAGTCCAACACTTATTTCATAAATGTTACACATGATGCACAGTATTACATTATTTCTCTCTCTTCCACTGATTTCGATGCCATGTTTAACAGTTGGGGCACCTGGGATATTGATGCCTATATTGAATTTTTTGGTAAAGACCGCGCTTTAGAATCGGAAGGCGAAGGTAAGGTTGACCCTCATGGAAACGACTCATGGGCATTCCCGCAAAAAGGTATTGACTTTGAAATGGAAGATGACTATGGATATGACCATACAATAGACTATCCCATTTTTACCACGAAGAACAGGGATAATTATGATCATATCATTCTAAAAGCCGGTGCATCAGATAACTATCCCTTCAGCTGGGGCAGTGGCGGCGGTTGTCATCTGCGGGATGCATTTGTTCAGACGCTCTCTCAGAAATTCAGCCTCGATATGGACTGCAGGACCTATGAGCCGGTAATCATATATATCAACGGTGAATATTGGGGTGTATATGAATTACGTGAAAAAATGGATGAACCTGACTATACGGATCATTACTACGATCAGGGTGAGAATGATATTGATGTGCTTGCCTTCTGGGGCGGCCTAAATATCAAATATGGAAGCGATACGGCCTGGAATAACCTGTATTCCTTTATGATGACAAATTCGCTGACGGTCCCGGCCAATTATCAACATGTGGATGACAGGCTGAATATTCCGGGATTCATTGACTATTGCATTTTCAACACCTACATAGTCAACAGCGACTGGATTAGCTGGAATACCATGTGGTGGCGTGGCAGAAATCCAAATGGAGAACGTACCAAATGGACCTATTCACTATGGGATGAAGACAATGTCTTTGGTCTTGGGCAGAATTATTCCGGCTGGCCTACCACCAACTACACCGCAGATCCTTGTGATCTCCAATCAGTTTTTAGTAATGCCGGCCCTGACATGGGAACGATGGATATGCTTACTAAACTCATGCAGAATGAAAACTTTAAAAGTGCCTATATCAATCGTTATGCTGACCTCATGAATACCGTGCTGGATTGTGATACTGTGCAGTCTGTTTTACAGGATTTCATAGATATCCTGACTCCCGAAATGCCCGGGCAGATAGCCCGCTGGGGCGGTTCCATGACCGGCTGGCAGAACAATCTCACTTTTCTGAAAAACTTTATAAATGGCCGATGCAGCTATATTGATTCTGCATTGGTTGATTGCTATGATGTAACCGGTCCATTTGATATTACCGTTATTGTCGATCCACCATTGTCCGGTGAGGTGGAAATAAGTACACTGCACCCGGCGGGTTATCCATGGACAGGCACTTACTTCGGTAATGTTGACTTGAGTTTTAAGGCTACGGCAGCCACTAATATGTCGTTCGTAAACTGGGAACTTTCCAATAACATCGTCACACCCAATCTTAATGCAGATACGATTTCCATAAACCTGCAGGCAGGTGATACAGTTATTGCGCATTTTCAAAACTTATTACCTTCTTATGATTTAACTGTTGATGTAACTCCTGCTGGATCCGGCGATGTAAAAGTGCAGGGGGTTTTGCCGGTATCATATCCGTATGCAACTTCATACCTCAGCGGGCAGATTGTACAAATGGCAGCGATACCTGACCCGGGATATACTTTCGATTACTGGAGTCTTGATAACAACTTCGTCAACCCCAACTCTACTGATCCAAATGTTTATTTTGTGCTGGCATCCGGTGATGAAGTGCTTGCTCATTTTAAGACACTGGTTGGTATTGATGAAGCCGACCTGAATACATTATCTGTTTATCCCACTCTCACTTCCGATCAGTTTCATCTAAGCTATGAGATTAAGGCGCCTGTAAACCTGAGCGTGAAATTGTATTCACTTTCCGGCCAGCTGATAACTGATCTCATTCAGGAAGATGCTTCCTTGTCGGAGCCCGGTCTGCATGATTTCAATTTCAGTATGAAACAGCACGACCTTGCACCAGGCATGTACTTTCTGCAGTTTGATTATCCGGGATTCAGCAAGACCTTTAAACTCGTATTATTACCGCATCCTTAA
- a CDS encoding cytochrome-c peroxidase gives MVVDTATGLPYNASRFFALFFIAVGLFLSCTVEPDITEEEAGNAVITLVVPKGFPYPVIPADNLPTQNRIDLGKKLFFDPVLSRDSTVSCGSCHHPELYFTDGLALSLGIDSNHALRNAPSLINVAYQPYMFWDGGVPTMEQQVLAPISNPLEMDFDVNAVVERLKKQPDYIAMFEKAYSQEPTVFALTRAIANYERTLFSGRSAFDEYQYYGNTTALSASALNGKNIFFGEKGECFHCHNEYNFTDNSFKNNGLYLEYSDSGRARITLQPGDVGKFKVPSLRNVAMTAPYMHDGSLGTLSAVIDHYNSGGKPHPNKSGLIKPLNLTEEEKQDLLNFLLSLTDK, from the coding sequence ATGGTAGTTGATACTGCAACCGGTTTGCCATACAATGCGTCCCGGTTTTTTGCCTTGTTTTTTATTGCAGTAGGATTATTTCTTTCCTGTACAGTGGAGCCCGATATCACGGAAGAGGAGGCCGGTAATGCTGTCATCACCCTTGTAGTTCCCAAGGGTTTTCCTTATCCTGTTATTCCTGCTGATAATCTGCCAACGCAAAACAGGATTGACCTGGGCAAGAAATTATTCTTCGATCCTGTTCTTTCACGCGATAGCACTGTTTCATGCGGCAGCTGCCATCACCCTGAGTTGTACTTTACGGATGGTCTTGCGCTCAGCCTCGGTATTGATTCGAATCATGCATTGCGTAATGCACCGTCCCTGATCAATGTGGCGTATCAGCCTTACATGTTTTGGGATGGTGGCGTGCCAACTATGGAGCAGCAGGTGCTCGCGCCTATTTCAAATCCGCTTGAAATGGATTTTGACGTAAACGCCGTTGTTGAACGGCTCAAAAAGCAGCCTGATTATATTGCAATGTTTGAGAAGGCTTATAGTCAGGAACCGACGGTTTTTGCACTTACCCGGGCAATTGCCAACTACGAGCGAACACTGTTTAGCGGCCGTTCGGCTTTTGATGAATATCAGTATTATGGAAATACAACTGCTCTTTCAGCTTCCGCTTTAAATGGTAAAAACATTTTTTTTGGTGAGAAGGGTGAATGTTTTCATTGCCATAATGAATACAACTTTACCGACAACAGTTTTAAAAATAACGGGTTATACCTCGAATATTCGGATTCAGGAAGGGCACGCATCACATTACAGCCAGGAGATGTCGGCAAATTTAAGGTGCCTTCACTTCGGAATGTAGCCATGACAGCGCCCTACATGCATGATGGTTCCCTCGGAACGCTGTCCGCCGTGATTGACCATTATAATTCCGGTGGTAAGCCGCATCCCAATAAAAGCGGACTGATTAAGCCATTGAATCTTACGGAAGAGGAGAAACAGGACCTGCTTAATTTCCTGCTATCACTTACTGATAAATGA
- a CDS encoding DUF5110 domain-containing protein, translating into MKRFFAVSFLLLFLLSFTGSAQLLTSKSPPAFRSGTWIVQQFNKDILKVTFRPDNYSRNENLSDAVILPPAFSASIKKVESADQSAKIKLQDAMINITGSSIIISNQNVLLEAAYQAAGDYQGYDIRLTRNEKIFGGGERAIPLDRRGYRFNLYNGPAYGYGEGAENLNYSVPFITSSRKYALFFDNVAKGYLDIGKSNSSVLQYGTYAGDLTFYLITGSDYPEILKSFHQLTGTQPLPPRWALGTFMSRFGYTSEMQTREIYYKMMKDSIPFDAVIFDLFWFGDSIKRTLGNLDWVNSQKWPEPQKMIADFKSDNVQTILITEPFILEGTRTYDEFKPYLCVDSSGKLFTLDKFYFGKGGLIDLFQEDAQSLFWKYYKKQMDIGVEGWWGDLGEPENHPSSLYHKVNDFGYNRLFSADEVHNIYGHYWTRMLYDQFAIHYPEKRLFSLNRSGFAGTQRYCIFPWSGDVSRSWSGLRAQLPVMLGMSMSGVPYVHADAGGFAGGEGDNELYVRWLQFALYTPVFRPHGTALYEVDTLAASYPSEIALIDQPYREIAKQVAIQRYRMMPYNYTLSYLQASDAQPLVSPLYYYFSNDTTAYKATDEFMWGQNILVAPVLQKGATNRNVYLPEGNWYRMNGTDLIQGGTRIMEPVALEQIPAYVKAGSLLPFLPENKQIMNSASYSTAEITWHYYASASPGQAILFDDDGTSKNSIEEKQYEVITASSTMNGNGYQIEFKSNGGTFNGAPKERIFHLILHGIPADATVQHANHILVKKDIAASGNTELTFTFTGKKTVIKIIPQD; encoded by the coding sequence ATGAAAAGATTTTTTGCCGTATCATTTTTGCTACTCTTTCTGCTTTCCTTCACAGGAAGCGCTCAGCTATTAACATCTAAATCACCGCCGGCATTCCGGTCAGGAACTTGGATTGTTCAGCAATTCAATAAGGATATTCTGAAAGTTACTTTCCGGCCAGATAATTATTCCCGTAATGAAAATTTAAGTGATGCTGTAATTCTTCCGCCGGCATTTTCGGCTTCCATAAAAAAGGTGGAATCAGCCGACCAATCTGCGAAGATTAAGTTGCAGGATGCCATGATTAACATCACAGGATCCAGCATCATCATCAGCAATCAAAATGTTCTGCTGGAAGCGGCTTATCAGGCAGCAGGTGACTATCAAGGGTATGATATCAGATTGACCAGGAATGAAAAAATATTCGGTGGCGGTGAACGGGCCATTCCGCTCGATCGCCGCGGCTACCGTTTTAATTTGTACAATGGCCCGGCCTATGGCTATGGTGAAGGTGCTGAGAACCTGAACTATTCGGTGCCCTTCATTACTTCTTCGAGAAAATATGCTTTGTTTTTCGATAATGTGGCGAAAGGTTATCTTGATATTGGAAAATCGAATAGCTCCGTACTGCAATACGGCACGTATGCCGGTGACCTCACATTTTACCTTATCACCGGATCTGACTACCCTGAAATTTTAAAATCATTCCATCAACTCACTGGTACACAACCGTTGCCTCCACGATGGGCACTCGGCACATTCATGAGTCGCTTCGGCTACACTTCCGAAATGCAGACACGTGAGATTTACTATAAGATGATGAAGGACAGCATTCCCTTTGACGCTGTCATTTTTGATTTGTTCTGGTTTGGTGACAGCATAAAAAGAACACTTGGTAATCTTGACTGGGTGAATTCCCAAAAATGGCCTGAGCCCCAAAAGATGATTGCAGACTTCAAGTCAGACAATGTGCAAACAATCCTCATCACCGAACCCTTTATCCTGGAAGGAACCAGAACATATGATGAATTCAAACCCTATTTGTGTGTAGACAGTTCCGGTAAACTATTTACGCTGGACAAATTTTATTTTGGCAAAGGCGGGCTGATTGACTTATTTCAAGAAGATGCACAATCACTTTTCTGGAAATACTATAAAAAGCAAATGGATATTGGCGTGGAAGGCTGGTGGGGTGACTTGGGTGAACCTGAAAATCACCCGTCATCACTCTATCATAAAGTAAATGATTTTGGATACAACAGGTTGTTCAGTGCAGATGAAGTGCACAATATATACGGCCATTATTGGACTAGAATGCTGTATGATCAGTTCGCCATTCATTATCCGGAAAAACGATTATTCAGTCTAAACAGGAGCGGCTTTGCCGGAACACAACGCTATTGCATTTTTCCATGGAGCGGTGATGTAAGCAGGAGTTGGAGTGGACTAAGAGCCCAATTACCGGTTATGCTCGGCATGAGCATGAGTGGTGTACCTTATGTGCATGCTGATGCAGGTGGATTTGCCGGTGGTGAAGGCGATAATGAATTATATGTTCGCTGGTTACAGTTCGCCCTCTACACTCCCGTTTTCCGGCCACATGGCACAGCATTATATGAAGTTGATACACTGGCTGCAAGTTATCCAAGCGAGATCGCACTCATTGATCAACCCTACCGGGAAATAGCGAAGCAGGTTGCTATACAACGCTACAGGATGATGCCCTACAACTACACGCTATCTTATTTGCAGGCCAGTGATGCACAACCGCTTGTGAGTCCGCTCTATTATTATTTCAGCAATGATACCACAGCTTATAAAGCCACAGATGAATTTATGTGGGGACAGAATATACTGGTTGCTCCTGTCCTTCAAAAAGGTGCCACCAACCGCAATGTTTACCTTCCTGAAGGCAACTGGTACCGTATGAACGGAACAGACCTCATTCAAGGTGGAACCCGGATAATGGAACCTGTAGCACTGGAACAGATACCTGCTTATGTAAAAGCCGGTAGCCTCCTTCCCTTTCTGCCGGAAAACAAACAGATAATGAACAGCGCATCCTATTCAACCGCTGAAATAACATGGCACTATTATGCATCGGCATCGCCGGGACAGGCCATACTGTTTGATGATGATGGCACCAGCAAAAATTCAATTGAAGAGAAGCAATATGAAGTAATAACTGCCTCTTCAACCATGAATGGCAATGGCTATCAGATTGAATTTAAAAGCAATGGTGGTACTTTCAACGGTGCTCCAAAAGAAAGAATCTTTCATCTTATACTACATGGTATTCCTGCCGATGCAACGGTTCAGCATGCAAATCATATACTTGTGAAAAAAGATATTGCTGCTTCCGGCAATACGGAATTGACGTTTACTTTTACAGGGAAGAAAACGGTGATAAAAATTATTCCGCAGGATTGA